DNA sequence from the Pseudoglutamicibacter cumminsii genome:
GGCGTATCAGATCGCTACTGAATTCTCGGTTGCACCGGTTGCGTTCACGCTTTCGGCTCTCGCGGCCGTGATCTATATCGTGGCGACGGTCGCGCTAGCGATGCCGGGTATCAAGGCCTGGCGCGTAGCGTTCGTGGCGGTCATCGCGGAGTTCGTGGGTGTGGTTGTGGTTTCGATTCTGTCCTACGCCTCGCCTGAGCTGTTCCCTAAAGCGAGCGTGTGGAGCCACTTCGGTCAGGGCTATGGTTATGTACCGTTTGTTCTGCCGATCATCGGTTTCTGGTGGCTGTGGGCCCACCGCCCTAGCAAGGCAGCGGCGTAGGTAGCTCTGCAGCACAGCCAAGAGTGCCGCGTAACTGTGCCCCGCATCGGCGGCTAGCTTGTTCGTGAGAGAATAGCGCCGGGCGTAATCGATCTTCAGCACGCGAGGAGTCTTTGTGCATATTTGGAGGGATCCTGCCGAGGTTCCGGAGTCGTTGACGTGTTCGGTGGTGACGATCGGTAATTTCGATGGTGTTCACCGCGGTCACATGGCTTTGCTGGATCGTGTTGTGAAGCTCGCCGCGGCGGCGGATGAGCCGTGCCTGGGTGTTGTCATGACGTTCAGTCCGCATCCGGCCACGGTGCATAGGCCTGCGTTTGCGCCGGTTCCGATCATGGCTGATGAGATTAAGGATATCCACTGTGCTGAAGCCGGGATTGACGCGGTTTTGCGCTTGAATTACACGTGGGAATTCGCGCAACAGACCCCGGAAGAGTTCATCAAGAATTACGTCGTTGATGTGTTGCATGCTCGCGCCGTGGTCGTGGGCGAGGATGTGCGTTTCGGCCTCGATAATGCGGGCGACATCAACGTCTTGCGTGAGCTTGGTGAGAAGTTCGGTTTCGAGGTTGTCACGCTTTCGGATGTGGGGGAGCAGCGGCGCTGGTCCTCGACGTGGGTGCGTGAGGCTCTCCAGGTTGGCGACGTAAAGTCTGCGGCTGAGGTTTTGGGCCGTAACCACCGCATGTACGGGGCCGTGGTGCATGGTTTTGCGCGCGGCCGCGAGCTGGGTTTCCCGACTGCGAACTTGTCGGATGAAGCGACTGGTTTGATGCCGGCTGACGGCGTGTATGCGGGCTGGTTGATCGATGAGGCGGGCGTGTGGTGGCCGTCAGCGATCTCGATTGGAACGAACCCGACGTTCGACGGCGTGGTGCGCGTGGCCGAGGCGTTTGTGATGGACCGGCCGGAAGGTGAGCAGGTTGAGGAGTTCAATCTGTACGACCAGAAGGTAGTGCTCGAGTTCGTGGATCACTTGCGCCCGACTGTCACGTATCGCGGACCGGAAGCGTTGATCGAGCAGATGCACGTGGATGTCGACCGGGCGCGCGAGATTCTGCGTGGGGATGCCGACGCCCGTCCCGACGTCGTCAAAGTAGCCGCCGGTTGATGGCGGTTTTGGTGTAACGGCGGTTGTGATGTGACGAATCGGGTTCCGATGCCTGACGGCAGCATGTCTCGGGTTCCGAATCTTCCGCAGAGCGGGCCGAATCTTGGTGCTGCTCAGCGTTCGCAGATCGGTTCCGCGTGGGCTGGCTCGGGCGCTGATTACGATGCGGTCAGGCCGCACTATCCCGACTGGTGCGTGAGTTGGCTGCTGGGTTCTGAGCCTGGCCGCCGCGTGGTTGAGGTCGGGGCGGGAACGGGCTTGTTCACGCGCGATCTGGTTGCGGCAAGGCACCACGTTGTGGCTGTTGATCCTTCGGAGTCGATGCTCGAGGTTCTGCGCGAGCAGGTCCCGGGTGTCGAGGCGGCCCTGGTTGGCACGGGCGAGTCGACCGGTCTGGATGCCGGTTCCGACGACGATGCGGTCCCGACAGCTGATGCGGTGGTTGCCGCGCAGGCATGGCACTGGGTTGATCCTGTTGCGGCTGGGGCGGAAGCGGCCCGCTTGACGACTGGATCCGCCAGCCCAATGCTTGGGCTCGTGTGGAATCAGCTCGATGTTCAGGTTCCGTGGGTACACCGTTTGGCGCGCATCATGCACGCAGGCGACGTGCATCGGGACGCCGAGGTAGCCGCGCAGGCGGGACCTTTGTGGCGCATCGATGAGGTCCGGGAAGACCACTGGACCCAAGAACTCAGCGTCGAGCAGGTTTTCGACCTGACCCGCACAAGGGCCTATTGGTTGCGTTCCAACCAGAAAACCCGGGAGCGCGTGGAAACTAACTTGCGCTGGTACCTGCACGAACATCTGGGGTATAAGCCAGGCGAGCGCATCGACATCCCGTACCGAACCCTCGCGATGCGTAACGTGCGCGTGTGAGGCGAGCCACATCGACGCTGTGTGCTCGTCGCGGGCTATTGATTGTCTTGATAGACTTACAGATGGTGTTAGCTGCAGTCCGCGGTGGCTACCATCCCCGGCGACGATGGCCCAGTAACACGAGCTGAGTGCGATCTCGCGCGGGTTCACTGTACGCGGCACACTCTCAAGGAGTAAACACATGGCTCTTGACCAGGCCGTAAAGCAGGAGATCATCAAGGAATACGCGATCCACGAGGGCGACACCGGTTCCCCTGAGGTTCAGATCGCTGTGATGTCCCGCCGTATCTCTGACCTGACTGAGCACCTCAAGCATCACAAGCACGACCACCACACCCGCCGTGGCCTCATGGCGCTGGTTGGTCGCCGCCGCCGCATGCTTGGTTACCTCAAGTCTGTAGACATTGAGCGCTACCGTTCGCTGATTGACCGCCTCGGTCTGCGCCGCTAATGTCTCACGTGTTAACGCCCCGGAAACCCTTCCGGGGCGTTAACGCATCAGAAGTTCAAATCCCTGTCCACACAAGGTTTTGAACATGATCTAACCCAATACATAGTCAAGAACGCTGACGCCCGAGACGTTCGCGTGTGGTCCTCGGTAGTGGCCCGCGGTGCAACACATCCGGACTCGTCCTCAACAGGACGGCCAGATGCAGTACCGATGGCCTCGATCGAGCACCAACCGCGAAAACGCGTTTCGTTGTTGACGTGCATTTTTAGGAGAAAACTTAGTGGAAGCTACTGACATTCAGTACTCAGAGGCCGTGATTGACAACGGCCGTTTCGGTAAGCGCACCATCCGTTTCGAAACCGGCCACGTAGCCAAGCAGGCTGCCGGTTCGGCAATGGTGTTCCTCGACGACGACACCTCGATGCTTTCGGCGACCACCGCCGGCAAGCACCCGCGCGAAGGCTTCGACTTCTTCCCGCTCACGGTAGACGTCGAAGAACGCATGTACGCCGCGGGTAAGATCCCGGGCTCGTTCTTCCGCCGCGAAGGCCGCCCATCGACCGAGGCGATCCTCGCGTGCCGTCTTATGGACCGCCCGCTGCGCCCATCCTTCGTCAAGGGCCTGCGTAACGAGGTCCAGATCGTGGTCATGGTGACTTCGATCAACCCAGAGGACTACTACGACGTGGTTGCTATTAACGCGTCCTCGATGTCTACCCAGCTGTCTGGCTTGCCGTTCTCCGGCCCGATCGGCGGCGTCCGCATCGCACTCATCGATGACGGCGAAGGCGCACAGTGGGTTGCGTTCCCAACCAAGAGCCAGCTCGATGACGCCGTGTTCAACATGGTTGTTGCCGGCCGCGTTGCTGGCGATGACGTCGCGATCATGATGGTTGAAGCTGGCGCTACCGACCACGCATGGGACCTCATCCACGGCCGCGGCGTGACCGCACCGACCGAGACCGTTGTCGCTGAGGGCCTCGAGGCAGCTAAGCCGTTCATCCGCGCCCTCGTTGAGGCTCAGGCAGACCTCGCATCCCGCGCAGCTAAGCCTGCTCGCGAGTTCCCAATCTTCCTCGACTTCGAGGACGACGCGTACGAGGCAGTCGAGAAGCTCGCTTCCGCG
Encoded proteins:
- a CDS encoding bifunctional riboflavin kinase/FAD synthetase; translated protein: MHIWRDPAEVPESLTCSVVTIGNFDGVHRGHMALLDRVVKLAAAADEPCLGVVMTFSPHPATVHRPAFAPVPIMADEIKDIHCAEAGIDAVLRLNYTWEFAQQTPEEFIKNYVVDVLHARAVVVGEDVRFGLDNAGDINVLRELGEKFGFEVVTLSDVGEQRRWSSTWVREALQVGDVKSAAEVLGRNHRMYGAVVHGFARGRELGFPTANLSDEATGLMPADGVYAGWLIDEAGVWWPSAISIGTNPTFDGVVRVAEAFVMDRPEGEQVEEFNLYDQKVVLEFVDHLRPTVTYRGPEALIEQMHVDVDRAREILRGDADARPDVVKVAAG
- a CDS encoding class I SAM-dependent methyltransferase encodes the protein MPDGSMSRVPNLPQSGPNLGAAQRSQIGSAWAGSGADYDAVRPHYPDWCVSWLLGSEPGRRVVEVGAGTGLFTRDLVAARHHVVAVDPSESMLEVLREQVPGVEAALVGTGESTGLDAGSDDDAVPTADAVVAAQAWHWVDPVAAGAEAARLTTGSASPMLGLVWNQLDVQVPWVHRLARIMHAGDVHRDAEVAAQAGPLWRIDEVREDHWTQELSVEQVFDLTRTRAYWLRSNQKTRERVETNLRWYLHEHLGYKPGERIDIPYRTLAMRNVRV
- the rpsO gene encoding 30S ribosomal protein S15 — protein: MALDQAVKQEIIKEYAIHEGDTGSPEVQIAVMSRRISDLTEHLKHHKHDHHTRRGLMALVGRRRRMLGYLKSVDIERYRSLIDRLGLRR